From one Nothobranchius furzeri strain GRZ-AD chromosome 2, NfurGRZ-RIMD1, whole genome shotgun sequence genomic stretch:
- the LOC129156788 gene encoding gastrula zinc finger protein XlCGF57.1-like: MDTDVPQLVLVKEEAPEEQSAGVDQQDPEHLHIKEEQEELWTSLEGEHLCLKEDTEAVGFPVTAVSIKSEDDEEKPLVSQLHQQQIEDRDVPTSSSADQMAAETGGGAGTSRNPDLTPHEQTSDSSETEVSGDDDDDDDDDGVNLDSELSDSGSETGDEDDDWNESRSSESDVSRKREETDEKPLLLHFHNHQMKDGGVPTSSLAGQMTAKVGGGAETIKNLDLDLNEKTSDSSEIEVSREDEDDVNLDSELSDSGPEIGNRDHGCNENKSSESDIKTVNKSFSCPVCGIRFLHKWSLQEHVRVTSHSAVKSSECSVNTKCVKEKQHGGSCRKVQKQPKSFSCDDCGKRFRRKSKLTRHMKGHTGEKPFACELCGQRLSRKRNLNTHMRVHTGEKPFACELCGYRCTEKASLNMHMRVHTGEKPFACELCEKRFSLKNSLNRHMRVHTREKPFACELCEKRFSHKNSLNTHMRVHTGEKPFACELCEYRCSQKSHLNNHMRVHTGDKPFACGLCAYRCAQKASLNYHMKVHTGEKPFACELCGYRCTLKSHLNDHMRVHTGEKPFACELCGYRCTKKASLNTHMRVHTGEKPLPVSCVDKDLAERQI; encoded by the exons atgttccacagctggtgctggttaaagaagaagctcctgaagaacagagtgctggtgtggaccagcaggacccagaacacctccacataaaggaggaacaggaggagctctggaccagtctggagggagagcatctctgtttgaaggaggacactgaagctgtcgggtttcctgttactgctgtttctataaagagtgaggatgatgaagagaaacctctggtctcacagcttcatcagcagcaaatagaagacagagatgttccaaccagcagctcagctgaccagatggcagcagaaactggtggaggagcaggaactagcaggaacccagatctgacccctcatgaacaaacatctgattcttcagagactgaagttagtggagatgatgatgatgatgatgatgatgatggtgtgaatctggactctgagctgtcagactctgggtctgaaactggagatgaagatgatgactggaatgagagcaggtcttctgagtcagatg tttcaaggaagagagaggagacggatgagaaacctctgctcttacatttccacaatcatcaaatgaaagacggaggtgtcccaaccagcagcttggctgggcagatgacagcaaaagttggtggaggagcagaaactatcaagaacctagatctggaccttaatgaaaagacatccgattcttcagagattgaagttagtagagaagatgaagatgatgtgaatctagactctgagctttcagactctgggcctgaaattggaaacagagaccatggctgtaatgagaacaagtcttcggagtcagatattaagacagtcaacaaatcatttagctgccctgtgtgtggtatacggttcctccacaagtggtctcttcaggaacatgtgagagtgacaagtcattcagcagtaaagtcttcagagtgttcggttaatacaaaatgtgtgaaagagaagcaacatggaggctcatgtagaaaagtccagaaacaaccgaaatcatttagttgtgatgactgtgggaaaagatttagaCGAAAGTCCAAATTAACCCGTCATATGAAAGGCCACACCggggagaagccttttgcctgtgagctctgtggacaaagattaagCCGTAAAcgtaatttaaacacacacatgagagtccacacaggagagaagccttttgcctgtgagctctgtggatacagatgtaccgaaaaggcaagtttaaacatgcacatgagagtccacacaggagagaagccttttgcctgtgagctctgtgagaaaagatttagccttaaaaatagtttaaacagacacatgagagtccacacacgagagaagccttttgcctgtgagctctgtgagaaaagatttagccataaaaatagtttaaacacacacatgagagtccacacaggagagaagccttttgcctgtgagctctgtgaatacagatgttcccaaaagtcacatttaaacaaccatatgagagtccacacaggagataagccttttgcctgtgggctCTGTGCATACAGATGtgcccaaaaggcaagtttaaactatcacatgaaagtccacacaggagagaagccttttgcctgtgagctttgtggatacagatgtaccctaaagtcacatttaaacgatcacatgagagtccacacaggagagaagccttttgcctgtgagctctgtggatacagatgtaccaaaaaggcaagtttaaacacacacatgagagtccacacaggagagaagcctttgcctgtgagctgtgtggacaaagatttagccgaaagacaaatttaa